AAGCCATATGCACCCTGATCTGATGGGTCCTGCCGGTTTTAAGAATAACCTCAAGCAGGGTAAAGCCTTCAAACTTTTTTATAACCTTATAATTGGTGACCGCTTGCTTTCCTCCGGCCTGAACCACTTCCATCTTCTTCCTCTGCCGGGGGTTCCTGCCTATCGGCTCATCAATTACGCCTTCTTTAAAAGCCATCTGCCCCTTTACTATCACCAGATACCTTTTATTAATCGTGCGGTCCTTGAACTGTTTTGCCAGCGCCCGGTGAACTGTGTCTGTCTTTGCCGCCACCATCAGGCCGGAAGTATCCTTATCCAGGCGGTGGACAATCCCCGGCTTAAGTTCGCCCCCTACGCCTGAGAGGTCAGAGCAGTGGTGAACAAGGGCATTTACCAGCGTGCCGCTAAAGTTACCGGCAGCCGGGTGAACTACCATCCCTGCTGGTTTATTTATCACAATAAGATGTTCGTCTTCATAGACTATATTCAATGGAATATCTTCGGGTTCTGCCTCTGGTTTTGAAGGCGAAGGGATAACAACTGCTATCTGTTCACCGCTCTTCAGCCGATAATGGCTTTTGGCATTTTTATTATCAACCCTTATCTGGCCGTCTGTTATCAGCTTCTGAATATAGGAGCGGGATATCAACCTGGAAAAATGCCCGGTAAGATAGCGGTCTAACCTTTGACCTGATTCATGTGTTCCAACAACAAAATTATATTCTTTCAAATCAACATCCTCCTTTTTTTAGCATATAATATTAACGCAGTGAAAAAAACTACTGCGCTGATCAGCTGGGATAACGTGAACATGTCAAAGATAATACAGGGGCTGTCCCCTCTTAAAAACTCTATAAAGAAACGGCCGACAGGATAAATAAGAAAGTAAGAAATAAAGGTTTGTCCGTTAAACCGCTTTGTTTTTTGAACAATATTCAGGATTAAAAAAACAGCCAGGGCATTCAAACAGAAATAAATCTGCGTTGGATGCAGGGCCAGGGAAGTCCCCGGAAAATAAATTCCCCAGGCCAGATCAGTCGGCCTGCCGTAACAGCAGCCGTTCAACAAACACCCGATACGGCCAATGGCCTGACCTAACGCCAGATAAGGAATCACGATATCGATTATCTTCAAGACCGGGAGTTTTCCCCTTTTTAAAAAAAGAACTCCAGTAAAACCAGCCAGGATAATTCCACCATAAACCACCAGGCCTCCGTGATGGAGCATCACTATCTCAACAGGATTAACCAGATACTGCCTGATATTTGTTAAGATATAAAGCAACCTGGCCCCTAAGATACCTGAAATCAAAAGATATATTCCCAGGTCAACTATTATCTCTGCCTTAAAACCTTCTTTTTTTGCCTGCTGTTGGGCCAGATAAACGGCAACTATAGCCCCCAGTGCGACCATCACTCCATAGGAATAAATATTAACCGGACCTATTTTAAACAAGACAGGATACACAAAAATTACCTCTTATCTCCATTGCTATATTGTTAAATTGTTATACTCAGATTATGTCGCAATTCTATAATACATCTTTATTTATACCGGAAATTTGCTCAAAAAGCAAGTGAATTATACTTATTAGGTTTTTGGTTTTTTGGTCTTAAGAAGGTGCAGTACCAGCAGTCCGGCACCGATTGTAATAGCGCTGTCAGCTATATTAAAAACCGGCCAGATGCGAAAATCCAGAAAATCAATTACATATCCGAATACAAGCCGGTCTATCAGATTTCCCAGCGCGCCCCCCAGGATCAGGGACAAGCCGGTCTTTAACAGTAAGCACCGGCCTTTGATCTTTGGAAATGAAACTACAATCAGGATAATAACTATACTTGAGATAAAAACAAAAAGGGCCGCCTTCTGGCAAAACAAACCAAAGGCAACCCCTTTATTATGGACTAATGTCAGATGAAAAATGTTTTTGATAATAGGTTGGGACTGGCCGAGGTAGAAATAAATGCTTATTAATCTTTTGGTAAGCTGGTCGAGCGCTAAAACCAAGACACTGATTATAAAAATCACCATCTACGAGTTTATTTTCCCTTTACTCAACTCCTCCTGCTCCTTAAGTTCTTTACAATTGATGCAAAGCCGGGCATAGGGAACGATTTTTAAGCGGCGGTTATCAATC
This window of the Candidatus Omnitrophota bacterium genome carries:
- a CDS encoding RluA family pseudouridine synthase; the encoded protein is MKEYNFVVGTHESGQRLDRYLTGHFSRLISRSYIQKLITDGQIRVDNKNAKSHYRLKSGEQIAVVIPSPSKPEAEPEDIPLNIVYEDEHLIVINKPAGMVVHPAAGNFSGTLVNALVHHCSDLSGVGGELKPGIVHRLDKDTSGLMVAAKTDTVHRALAKQFKDRTINKRYLVIVKGQMAFKEGVIDEPIGRNPRQRKKMEVVQAGGKQAVTNYKVIKKFEGFTLLEVILKTGRTHQIRVHMAYLSHPVLGDSHYGRQSPLINRQAIHAAGLGFYHPVTGKYLEFNSDLPEDMKKLVV
- the lgt gene encoding prolipoprotein diacylglyceryl transferase; this encodes MYPVLFKIGPVNIYSYGVMVALGAIVAVYLAQQQAKKEGFKAEIIVDLGIYLLISGILGARLLYILTNIRQYLVNPVEIVMLHHGGLVVYGGIILAGFTGVLFLKRGKLPVLKIIDIVIPYLALGQAIGRIGCLLNGCCYGRPTDLAWGIYFPGTSLALHPTQIYFCLNALAVFLILNIVQKTKRFNGQTFISYFLIYPVGRFFIEFLRGDSPCIIFDMFTLSQLISAVVFFTALILYAKKRRMLI
- the lspA gene encoding signal peptidase II, which gives rise to MVIFIISVLVLALDQLTKRLISIYFYLGQSQPIIKNIFHLTLVHNKGVAFGLFCQKAALFVFISSIVIILIVVSFPKIKGRCLLLKTGLSLILGGALGNLIDRLVFGYVIDFLDFRIWPVFNIADSAITIGAGLLVLHLLKTKKPKT